In Paenibacillus algicola, a genomic segment contains:
- the folP gene encoding dihydropteroate synthase, translating to MRITVYEQTYKCGQTELKLGSATLIMGILNVTPDSFSDGGRYLDSGRAVEHALRLVEEGADLIDIGGESTRPGHQPVRAEEELSRVIPVIEAIHKAAPHIPLSIDTYKAEVARQAIQAGAHIINDVWGCKKDPQMAATAAALDCPIILMHNRQDENYTDLIEDMKKDLLESVDIALQAGVNPARILLDPGIGFAKNHSQNLQVMSALDELVHLGYPVLLATSRKRFIRTALNLPVEDVVEGTAATVAFGIAQGCQLVRVHDVAQMKRTVAMSDAMLYASPWLTRRLPAGSI from the coding sequence ATGAGAATCACCGTGTACGAGCAGACATACAAGTGCGGTCAGACCGAGCTGAAGCTGGGCAGTGCTACACTGATCATGGGCATTCTGAATGTTACGCCGGACTCTTTTTCCGATGGGGGCAGGTATCTGGATTCGGGGCGTGCTGTGGAGCATGCACTGAGGCTGGTGGAGGAGGGTGCAGATCTGATTGATATCGGGGGAGAGTCCACGCGTCCGGGACATCAGCCCGTCCGTGCTGAGGAAGAGCTGAGCCGGGTCATTCCGGTGATTGAGGCGATTCATAAAGCAGCGCCGCATATCCCGCTGTCCATCGACACGTACAAGGCGGAGGTAGCGCGGCAGGCGATACAGGCCGGGGCGCACATCATTAATGATGTCTGGGGCTGTAAAAAGGATCCCCAAATGGCAGCCACAGCCGCAGCACTGGACTGCCCGATCATTCTGATGCATAACCGTCAGGATGAGAACTATACAGATCTCATAGAAGATATGAAGAAGGATCTGCTGGAAAGCGTAGATATTGCACTCCAGGCCGGCGTCAATCCCGCCCGGATTCTACTGGATCCCGGTATCGGATTCGCCAAAAATCACAGCCAGAACCTGCAGGTCATGAGTGCGCTGGATGAGCTCGTTCACTTGGGGTATCCCGTGCTGCTGGCTACCTCGCGCAAGCGATTTATCCGCACCGCGCTGAACCTGCCGGTGGAGGATGTCGTCGAGGGAACCGCAGCTACGGTTGCGTTCGGGATCGCGCAGGGCTGTCAGCTGGTTCGGGTGCATGATGTGGCGCAGATGAAACGAACGGTGGCGATGAGTGATGCCATGCTTTACGCTTCACCCTGGTTGACCCGCAGGCTGCCTGCAGGAAGTATTTAG
- the folB gene encoding dihydroneopterin aldolase, producing the protein MDKMSLRKMEYYAYVGVFEEERKLGQRYYVDLELELDLKEAGLRDDLTLTVNYAEVHELLLGVMKNKQFKLIEALAEYIATEVLRTYTSIVALTVKVTKPHPPFDIHFEGVTVELHRTRK; encoded by the coding sequence ATGGATAAGATGAGCCTGCGCAAAATGGAATATTACGCCTATGTCGGCGTATTTGAAGAGGAACGAAAGCTGGGACAGCGCTATTATGTGGACCTGGAGCTGGAGCTGGATTTAAAAGAGGCCGGGCTGCGCGATGACTTGACCCTCACGGTCAATTATGCGGAGGTCCACGAGCTGCTTCTCGGTGTGATGAAAAACAAGCAATTCAAGCTGATCGAGGCTTTAGCGGAGTATATTGCAACCGAAGTGCTCCGCACTTATACTAGTATCGTTGCATTAACCGTTAAAGTAACCAAGCCGCATCCGCCTTTTGATATTCATTTTGAGGGTGTTACCGTAGAGCTGCACCGAACCAGAAAGTGA
- the folK gene encoding 2-amino-4-hydroxy-6-hydroxymethyldihydropteridine diphosphokinase has protein sequence MNAHTTSECSEAYIALGANLGDRERTMLEALRQLDKHPSIQVLRCSSLYETEPVGYVDQPMFLNMAAAISTSLSPLELLAVMQRIESRLGRKRLVHWGPRTVDLDLLWMTGQNMNTRELILPHPRMLERAFVLMPLRDIVPEDEPSGLHMTVKTALESLEGKEGIQLWKTCSLHSGSALSES, from the coding sequence ATGAATGCACACACTACCTCTGAATGCTCAGAGGCTTATATTGCTTTAGGGGCTAATTTGGGAGATCGGGAACGAACGATGCTGGAGGCGCTAAGGCAGCTGGACAAGCACCCCAGCATTCAGGTCCTCCGCTGCTCCAGTCTGTACGAGACCGAACCGGTAGGATATGTGGATCAGCCGATGTTCTTGAACATGGCCGCCGCCATCTCCACCTCGCTGTCTCCGCTTGAGCTGCTGGCTGTCATGCAGCGTATTGAGAGCCGTCTTGGCCGCAAACGGCTGGTCCATTGGGGCCCGCGCACGGTGGATCTGGATTTGCTGTGGATGACGGGACAGAACATGAACACCCGGGAGCTGATTCTTCCGCATCCGCGGATGCTGGAGAGAGCCTTCGTGCTGATGCCGCTGCGTGACATCGTTCCCGAGGATGAGCCTTCCGGCCTGCATATGACAGTCAAGACAGCGCTTGAGAGCTTGGAAGGAAAGGAAGGAATACAGCTTTGGAAAACATGCAGCTTGCACAGCGGATCCGCGCTTTCCGAAAGTTAA
- a CDS encoding helix-turn-helix domain-containing protein, producing the protein MENMQLAQRIRAFRKLKGLTQQQLAAQIEVSLAVLGAVERGNRRADEALLSRIADALGISLDELTLRG; encoded by the coding sequence TTGGAAAACATGCAGCTTGCACAGCGGATCCGCGCTTTCCGAAAGTTAAAGGGCCTGACCCAGCAGCAGCTGGCTGCGCAAATTGAGGTTTCACTTGCCGTGCTCGGAGCTGTGGAGCGGGGAAATCGGCGGGCTGACGAAGCTCTGCTTTCCCGAATTGCAGATGCTCTGGGTATTTCTTTAGACGAACTGACCCTGCGTGGTTGA
- the dusB gene encoding tRNA dihydrouridine synthase DusB — MLKIGKIEMKNQVVLAPMAGVCNPAFRLIAKEFGTGLVCAEMVSGKAIVHGNKRTQEMLFVDEREKPLSLQIVGGDRPSLVEAAKVVDKETNADIIDINMGCPAPKVTKMDAGARWLLDSNKIYEMVAAVVDAVDKPVTVKMRTGWDSEHIFAVENAQAVERAGGQAVSVHGRTREQQYTGRADWSIIKQVKESVSIPVIGNGDVVTPEDARRMLDETGCDGVMIGRGALGNPWMLYRTIQYLHHGELLDDPSPQEKIKIATLHMDRLIALRGEEAAVREMRKHLSWYLKGLKGSARIKDRIMEGTRRDQMVELLNTYVDQLEECAAGESIYPQTIPAG, encoded by the coding sequence ATGCTGAAGATCGGAAAGATTGAGATGAAGAATCAGGTTGTGCTGGCGCCAATGGCCGGTGTATGCAACCCCGCCTTCCGCTTGATTGCGAAGGAGTTTGGCACGGGCCTCGTCTGTGCCGAAATGGTGAGCGGGAAAGCGATCGTTCATGGCAACAAGCGCACCCAGGAGATGCTGTTTGTGGATGAGCGGGAGAAGCCGCTGAGCCTGCAGATTGTTGGCGGTGACCGTCCGTCTCTGGTGGAGGCGGCGAAGGTCGTGGACAAAGAGACTAATGCGGATATCATCGACATTAACATGGGCTGTCCGGCACCTAAGGTCACCAAAATGGACGCCGGCGCCCGCTGGCTCCTGGACTCCAACAAAATCTATGAAATGGTAGCTGCAGTGGTAGACGCTGTCGATAAGCCGGTAACGGTTAAGATGCGGACTGGCTGGGACAGCGAGCATATTTTTGCGGTCGAAAATGCACAGGCTGTGGAGCGTGCCGGCGGACAGGCGGTCAGTGTTCATGGACGCACCCGTGAGCAGCAGTATACAGGCCGGGCGGACTGGAGCATCATTAAGCAGGTGAAGGAATCCGTCTCGATCCCGGTGATTGGCAACGGGGATGTAGTGACCCCGGAGGATGCCCGGCGCATGCTGGATGAAACCGGCTGTGACGGCGTTATGATTGGTCGGGGCGCTTTGGGTAATCCCTGGATGCTGTACCGCACGATCCAATACCTTCACCACGGAGAGCTGCTGGATGACCCGTCGCCGCAAGAGAAGATCAAGATTGCTACCCTGCACATGGATCGCTTGATTGCGCTCCGGGGTGAAGAAGCAGCAGTACGGGAAATGCGGAAGCATCTGTCCTGGTACCTGAAGGGCTTGAAGGGCTCCGCCCGGATCAAGGATAGGATTATGGAAGGAACCCGACGGGATCAGATGGTTGAGCTGCTAAACACGTATGTGGACCAGCTGGAGGAATGCGCCGCAGGGGAGAGCATCTATCCCCAGACGATACCCGCTGGGTAG
- the greA gene encoding transcription elongation factor GreA, whose product MSDKEVILTQDGLKKLEDELENLKSVKRREVAERIKVAIGYGDISENSEYEDAKNEQAFIEGRIITLEKMLRNARIINNEDISTDAVGVGNTVIVEDMEFGDTMEYTIVGTAESDPLNNKISNESPVGKAIIGKAKGSVVDVNVPAGVIKYKIVDIKK is encoded by the coding sequence ATGAGCGATAAGGAAGTCATTCTTACACAGGATGGTCTGAAAAAGCTGGAAGATGAGCTCGAGAATCTGAAATCCGTTAAACGGCGCGAAGTTGCAGAGCGGATCAAGGTTGCCATCGGTTATGGCGACATCAGTGAAAATTCCGAGTATGAAGATGCCAAGAATGAACAAGCTTTTATAGAAGGCCGTATTATCACTTTGGAAAAAATGCTCCGTAATGCCCGCATCATCAATAACGAGGATATTAGCACAGACGCGGTTGGCGTGGGCAACACGGTCATTGTGGAGGATATGGAGTTTGGGGATACGATGGAATACACCATCGTCGGCACTGCAGAATCCGACCCATTGAACAACAAGATTTCCAACGAAAGCCCGGTAGGCAAGGCGATTATCGGCAAAGCAAAAGGCTCGGTGGTTGATGTCAACGTACCAGCCGGCGTCATTAAATATAAAATTGTAGACATTAAGAAGTAA
- the lysS gene encoding lysine--tRNA ligase, with amino-acid sequence MTEENHQQEQGQEQELSELLQIRRAKLDELRKLGIDPFGGKYERTHQAGELMEAYDDLSKEELEEKQVEVNLAGRIMAKRGMGKASFAHIQDLSGRIQIYVRQDTVPADKYEAFSILDLGDIIGISGTLFKTKTGETTVKVHNLEVLSKSLYPLPEKFHGLKDVELRYRQRYVDLIINPEVQKTFITRSRIIQSMRRYLDSHGYLEVETPTLHTIAGGAAARPFITHHNALDMELYMRIAIELHLKRLIVGGLEKVYEIGRVYRNEGISTRHNPEFTMIELYEAYADYKDIMALTENLIAHIAQEVLGTQVVEYQGQQVDLKPEWRRVSMVDAVKEVTGVDFGVQMTNEEAHALAKEHKVPVEKHMTFGHILNAFFEQFVEETLIQPTFVTGHPVEISPLAKKNDQDPRFTDRFELFIVAREHANAFSELNDPIDQRQRFESQLKEREQGNDEAHEMDEDFLRALEYGMPPTGGLGIGIDRLIMLLTNAPSIRDVLLFPHMRHRALD; translated from the coding sequence ATGACGGAAGAAAATCATCAACAAGAGCAGGGACAAGAGCAGGAGCTCAGTGAGCTGCTGCAGATCCGGCGTGCGAAGCTGGACGAGCTGCGCAAGCTCGGCATAGACCCGTTTGGGGGAAAATACGAAAGAACTCACCAGGCGGGAGAGCTGATGGAGGCTTACGATGATCTCAGCAAGGAGGAGCTTGAGGAGAAGCAGGTTGAGGTGAACCTGGCTGGCCGGATTATGGCAAAACGGGGTATGGGCAAGGCTTCCTTTGCGCATATTCAGGACTTGAGCGGCCGTATCCAGATTTATGTGCGCCAGGATACCGTTCCAGCGGATAAGTATGAAGCATTCAGTATTTTGGATTTGGGTGACATTATCGGGATCAGCGGGACGCTGTTTAAGACAAAAACCGGTGAAACCACGGTAAAGGTACACAATCTGGAGGTACTGTCGAAATCGCTCTATCCGCTGCCGGAGAAATTCCATGGCTTGAAGGATGTAGAGCTGCGCTACCGTCAGCGTTACGTGGATCTGATCATTAACCCGGAGGTTCAAAAGACCTTCATTACGCGTTCCCGTATTATCCAGTCCATGCGCCGCTACCTGGATTCGCACGGATATCTGGAAGTGGAGACACCAACCCTGCATACGATTGCCGGCGGTGCCGCAGCACGTCCATTTATTACGCATCATAATGCGCTGGATATGGAGCTGTACATGCGAATCGCGATCGAGCTTCATTTGAAGCGTCTTATTGTCGGCGGCCTCGAAAAAGTGTACGAAATTGGCCGGGTATACCGCAATGAGGGCATTTCAACACGCCATAACCCGGAATTTACAATGATTGAGCTGTATGAAGCTTATGCGGATTACAAGGATATTATGGCACTGACAGAAAATCTGATCGCGCACATTGCGCAGGAAGTGCTGGGAACCCAGGTTGTGGAATATCAAGGCCAACAGGTTGACCTCAAGCCGGAATGGCGCCGCGTTTCCATGGTCGATGCCGTTAAGGAAGTGACTGGAGTCGACTTCGGCGTGCAGATGACCAATGAGGAAGCTCATGCCTTGGCCAAGGAGCATAAGGTGCCTGTCGAGAAGCATATGACCTTCGGTCATATTCTGAACGCGTTCTTTGAGCAGTTTGTAGAAGAGACGCTCATTCAGCCGACGTTTGTAACCGGACATCCGGTTGAAATTTCGCCGCTGGCCAAGAAAAACGATCAGGATCCGCGCTTTACCGACCGTTTCGAGCTGTTCATTGTCGCGCGTGAGCATGCCAATGCCTTCTCGGAGCTCAACGATCCAATCGATCAGCGCCAGCGCTTTGAGTCCCAGCTGAAGGAACGCGAGCAGGGTAATGATGAAGCCCATGAGATGGACGAGGATTTCCTGCGTGCGCTGGAGTACGGCATGCCGCCAACAGGAGGACTCGGCATCGGGATTGACCGCTTGATTATGCTGCTGACCAACGCCCCGTCGATCCGCGATGTGCTGCTCTTCCCGCATATGCGTCACCGGGCGCTGGACTAA
- a CDS encoding TetR/AcrR family transcriptional regulator, giving the protein MPKIVDHNAQKEKVAHAAWRVIHQHGLEYASVRNIAEEAGLSSGSLRHYFATQSELFAFAMKLVTQRVNERISRISFTGDVLKDAPLLVDEILPLEEETRQEMEVWFAFVVKSFSDPTLGSLRSQVDEDMRRLFSTIVHALVQQELAPLQLDQELETERFYGLIDGLAMHAVMRPEKLTPDLMRSVVKRHLYSICKPEIAAACLSGRDPKQP; this is encoded by the coding sequence ATGCCAAAAATCGTAGATCACAACGCGCAAAAAGAAAAAGTAGCCCACGCGGCGTGGAGGGTTATCCATCAGCATGGGCTGGAGTATGCATCTGTCCGCAACATCGCAGAAGAGGCGGGGCTGTCATCAGGCTCGCTGCGGCATTATTTTGCTACACAATCGGAGCTGTTCGCTTTTGCCATGAAGCTTGTCACGCAGCGGGTCAACGAGCGAATCAGCAGGATATCGTTTACGGGAGATGTTTTGAAGGATGCTCCTTTATTGGTAGATGAGATTTTGCCGCTGGAGGAAGAAACTCGTCAGGAAATGGAGGTATGGTTTGCGTTTGTCGTCAAATCCTTCTCGGATCCCACACTCGGCTCACTTCGAAGTCAAGTGGACGAGGATATGCGCCGTTTGTTCTCCACCATCGTCCATGCTCTTGTTCAGCAGGAGCTTGCGCCCTTGCAGCTGGATCAGGAACTGGAGACAGAGCGCTTTTACGGACTGATTGACGGACTTGCCATGCATGCTGTCATGAGACCCGAGAAGCTGACTCCAGATCTCATGCGATCTGTGGTAAAGCGTCACCTGTATTCTATATGCAAGCCTGAGATTGCAGCCGCATGCCTGTCAGGCCGTGATCCCAAGCAGCCGTAG
- the guaB gene encoding IMP dehydrogenase, translated as MWEDKFSKEGFTFDDVLLVPRKSAVLPKEVDVSTKLSESVKLNIPLISAGMDTVTEAPLAIAIAREGGIGIIHKNMSVEQQAEEVDRVKRSESGVITNPFSLQADHLVSDAEKVMSKFRISGVPIVDEQHKLIGILTNRDLRFVHDYSTPISEVMTSENLVTAPVGTTLTDAETILQKHKIEKLPLVDENNVLKGLITIKDIEKAIQFPNAAKDKQGRLLVGAAIGISKDTFDRAEALVKAGVDVITVDSAHGHHINIIEAVSKLRKLYPDLTIIAGNVATGEATRDLIEAGASVVKVGIGPGSICTTRVIAGIGVPQVTAVYDCASVAKEYNVPIIADGGIKYSGEITKALAAGASAVMLGSMFAGTEESPGESEIYQGRRFKAYRGMGSMAAMKQGSKDRYFQDDDKKLVPEGIEGRVAYKGPLADTIHQLIGGLRSGMGYCGTGNLEELRNDTQFIRITGAGLRESHPHDIQITKEAPNYSL; from the coding sequence GTGTGGGAAGATAAATTTAGTAAAGAGGGCTTCACATTTGACGATGTACTGTTGGTTCCTAGAAAATCGGCAGTTCTGCCGAAGGAAGTGGATGTTTCCACAAAATTGAGTGAGTCCGTAAAGCTGAATATCCCTCTGATCAGTGCGGGGATGGATACGGTCACGGAAGCACCTTTGGCCATTGCTATTGCCAGAGAAGGCGGAATCGGCATTATTCATAAAAATATGAGTGTAGAGCAGCAGGCAGAAGAGGTTGACCGTGTGAAACGTTCGGAAAGCGGCGTTATTACTAATCCATTCTCCTTACAGGCAGATCATTTGGTGTCTGACGCGGAGAAGGTAATGTCTAAATTCCGGATTTCCGGTGTTCCAATTGTGGACGAGCAGCATAAGCTGATCGGGATTTTGACAAATCGGGATCTTCGTTTTGTTCATGACTATTCTACTCCAATCAGCGAAGTCATGACTAGCGAGAACCTCGTTACTGCTCCAGTGGGCACGACGCTGACAGATGCAGAAACCATCCTGCAGAAGCATAAAATTGAGAAGCTGCCATTGGTGGATGAGAATAATGTCCTAAAGGGTCTTATTACCATTAAAGATATTGAGAAAGCGATTCAATTCCCTAACGCAGCCAAGGACAAGCAAGGACGCCTTCTGGTCGGCGCAGCGATTGGGATCTCAAAGGATACCTTTGATCGTGCAGAGGCGCTTGTCAAAGCGGGTGTAGACGTTATTACTGTAGACTCTGCCCATGGACATCATATTAACATTATTGAAGCGGTCAGCAAGCTGCGCAAGCTTTACCCGGACCTCACCATCATCGCGGGCAACGTGGCTACAGGAGAAGCTACCCGTGATCTGATCGAAGCCGGTGCATCTGTAGTCAAGGTCGGTATCGGCCCAGGCTCGATCTGTACAACTCGCGTGATCGCCGGGATCGGCGTACCACAGGTTACTGCGGTGTACGATTGCGCCAGCGTCGCTAAAGAATATAATGTTCCGATTATTGCAGACGGCGGCATTAAATACTCCGGAGAAATTACGAAAGCTCTTGCGGCAGGTGCCAGCGCAGTCATGCTGGGCAGCATGTTTGCCGGAACGGAAGAGAGCCCGGGCGAATCCGAGATTTATCAGGGACGACGTTTCAAAGCATACCGCGGTATGGGCTCCATGGCGGCCATGAAGCAAGGCAGTAAAGACCGTTACTTCCAGGACGATGACAAGAAGCTGGTTCCCGAAGGCATCGAGGGCCGTGTTGCTTACAAAGGTCCTTTGGCGGATACTATTCATCAGCTGATTGGCGGACTTCGCTCCGGTATGGGCTATTGCGGGACAGGTAACCTGGAAGAGCTCCGCAACGACACCCAGTTTATCCGGATTACAGGGGCAGGCCTGCGCGAGAGCCATCCACATGATATCCAAATTACGAAGGAAGCACCAAACTACTCCCTGTAA
- a CDS encoding D-alanyl-D-alanine carboxypeptidase family protein, protein MKHNVKPVTKRPIIQRTLASVMLLNILCFSAIPAAAALAEPAPAATTTETTASPAETAKPEKLDKVAGVDSLGLQVRSAVLMEPTTGQVLMSLNSDNALPPASMTKMMTEYIVQHEIKQGNLTWDTMVTVQENASLNQGSRIFLAQGDQHTVEELYIAMAVGSANDATVALAEYIAGSEEEFVKMMNDYAQKMGMETAYFANATGLSIKDMPEKYRPADPRETVLSAMDTAKLVKYIVQEHPDFSKYTTIQTYQFRERDQAPIVNLNWMLEANKDVPNFRAFAYEGLDGMKTGFTEEALNTFAGTAERDGLRLISVVMGAETKASRFTETRKVLDYGFNNFEVKQVIDAGSTIEGFETIPVSKGKEQSLPLAIDKSVSFMVPKNSEGKSYTVEAKLDNPTLTAPVQKGTKVGTVTYSYHIDGVKNIQKATVDLIAAEEAEKAGWFKLFLRAIQQFFADLFQSIKNLF, encoded by the coding sequence ATGAAACACAACGTAAAGCCTGTAACCAAACGTCCGATCATTCAGAGAACGCTGGCATCGGTCATGTTACTGAATATATTATGCTTCTCGGCTATACCGGCCGCGGCTGCACTAGCTGAACCTGCACCGGCGGCTACAACGACAGAAACGACGGCTAGTCCGGCAGAAACAGCAAAACCCGAGAAGCTTGATAAAGTGGCGGGTGTAGATTCACTGGGCCTGCAGGTCAGATCAGCCGTGCTCATGGAGCCAACTACGGGACAAGTGTTGATGTCTCTTAATTCCGATAATGCGCTCCCTCCGGCAAGCATGACCAAGATGATGACGGAGTATATCGTCCAGCATGAGATCAAGCAGGGCAATCTGACGTGGGACACGATGGTTACGGTGCAGGAGAATGCGTCTTTAAATCAAGGCTCCCGGATATTTTTGGCCCAAGGGGACCAGCATACTGTAGAGGAGCTTTATATTGCGATGGCCGTAGGCTCGGCGAATGACGCGACGGTCGCGCTGGCGGAGTATATTGCTGGCTCTGAAGAAGAGTTTGTAAAGATGATGAACGACTATGCGCAAAAAATGGGGATGGAAACCGCTTATTTTGCCAATGCGACGGGTCTGAGCATCAAGGATATGCCCGAGAAATACCGTCCTGCAGATCCTCGGGAAACGGTGCTGTCCGCTATGGATACAGCCAAGCTCGTAAAGTACATCGTCCAGGAGCATCCGGACTTCTCAAAGTATACAACGATTCAAACGTATCAATTCCGCGAGCGTGATCAGGCGCCAATCGTGAACCTGAACTGGATGCTGGAAGCCAATAAGGACGTGCCGAACTTCCGCGCCTTCGCGTATGAGGGTCTGGACGGTATGAAGACCGGCTTTACGGAAGAGGCTTTGAATACGTTCGCCGGGACGGCCGAGCGTGATGGATTGCGTCTCATTAGTGTCGTAATGGGTGCAGAAACGAAGGCGTCCCGTTTTACAGAAACCCGGAAGGTGCTGGATTACGGCTTTAACAACTTCGAGGTGAAGCAGGTCATTGATGCAGGCTCAACCATTGAAGGCTTCGAAACCATTCCGGTGAGCAAGGGCAAGGAGCAGTCTCTTCCGCTTGCCATCGACAAGTCGGTATCCTTCATGGTGCCAAAGAATTCGGAGGGCAAGAGCTACACCGTGGAAGCGAAGCTGGATAACCCGACGCTGACCGCTCCGGTCCAGAAGGGCACCAAGGTAGGGACAGTGACGTATAGCTATCACATTGATGGCGTAAAGAATATCCAAAAGGCCACTGTCGATCTCATTGCAGCAGAGGAAGCGGAAAAGGCCGGCTGGTTCAAGCTGTTTTTGCGAGCAATTCAGCAATTTTTTGCAGATTTGTTTCAATCCATCAAGAATCTGTTCTAA